DNA sequence from the Macrobrachium nipponense isolate FS-2020 chromosome 41, ASM1510439v2, whole genome shotgun sequence genome:
CTTGTAAATTAAAGCTTAGCCAAGTTAAGCATCAATCATATACCTCGGAATTTGCCTATTCTTGTTATAGTAATTCATAAATACATGAGGACATGTCTCCTCAAATCAAGTTCAATGCAGTGAGAAAAATGGGTAATGGCAGTTAAAAACAGTTCTTCAAAGCTGAtggttacataaaaaaataaacaaatcacttGATCCTAACACTTACGTGTAATTCAGGATAGGACTGAGAGCATCTAAAGTACCAATGTCCATTCCAAAAGCAGGTGTAACACTGCCATCTGGGTTAATCTTCTTCCTCATCATTAGGGGTAAATTATCATTGCCTCCAACAATCACCTCACGCCCTTTCAAGTCTGCATATTGATCACGAATATCTGACAGCAACATAGCAGGTAAAAGTCTCATGCTTCGGGAACTTAGAATATCCCAGGTGCCTAAGCTGCGAAAACTTTGGAAAAAGAACATCAAATGCTGTTAATTATAAAAGGGCAAACCTCCCTCTCTATTAAAAGGCTGacaaatctaaattattttgaaCCTGGAATATCATATAATTAATCACTATAATTGACAAGGAAACCAAGATAATTACATTCAAGGATTGTATAAAAAATTCAAGATTATTTCTTCATTACCAGTGTTAAGTAGgacatattttgatattttattctgcaaataatttttttttctttatgtatgttTGGTGTTTCTAACTCCATTAAAGCCTTCCAGACTACCAGAAGTTCTTGTAGATGCAAACCCATTGCCCTACCTTGAAAAGAAAACATCTGAATATATTGATGGGTCTGAGTTCTGAATCCCCAGAGGCATTCCTGGCAGAGGGAGTTTTCTGTTGGTCCGCCAAAGAAATGTTCTTCACCTCCCAACTCACCTTCACTAAAGCAGATGAAACAGCAAAGGTATTATCCTCAGTCTTGCTAAAGGTACAAATTTTTCTGTTTAGGCCATATGTCCTATTGAAATCATCTAATTGTCCTTATGAATAACCTTAAGAACAATCTTAAATGTCGCCATGGAGAATCTCGTAAGCTCTGTAAACTTATTCAGCTTTGAGTGATCCACTACAGCTGCCTGATACCTTTGACACTAAAATGGGGTGATTGGAAAACCCGGGAGTTACTTCTAATACAGGTGCTGTGGCTCTTTTTTTTCTAGAAGTGTCTGAACTTCCTCTTGCAAGGATCTGAATTTCTATGAGTTTTGCAAGTAAACTTGCAAGGGTAATGGGACTAGAGATGGACTTCTTTAACAGGATCACAAAATCACCCTTCATCACCTGTTCGACCAAAAGATCTGAGCCAAATTTGTTCCAGACAGGGCAAAATTTGACTACTCTGGGACAATTTAATTACTAACCTTTTGCTATATTCTTTGTTATTAGCAATGGAAACGcttctttactaaaaaaaaaaaacctcttttgGGAAAAGGTAAAAGAGGACAGTGTCAAAATTCATTTAGTGGGTTtagaaatgaaggaagaaaacTACTTATTCTAAGCAGAAGTCTTAAAATTAGGCTTAAAAGCCTGAGTATTCAGGTCTTTAGTTTGCTTTTGGGAAACCTCCACCAAACTCTCTTTTACAAGATTCAAACCAGTTTTATATGTCCTGACTTGTCAAAAATTACATTCTTGGAGAGTAAATTACAAAACTGTTCCCTCCACTTGAGTATGACATTAAAGAACAAATTTGCCATTTCTCTGGTAGCATCATTATTAACCGTAGCTATATACTTAGGAAAAACAAGAAGTTTCTTGCTCTAAATGTTCAAATTCAGGCATCAGAGTGATGCCATTTCCTTGGTATTATGGGCTACAATGGCAGACAAGTCAAGAAGGAACCAGATTTCTAAAGAATGACATACTTTAATGAATCAGTCCATTTCATCCATAGACCACCAAAAAGACTGACTGAATAGGCTTTCTCTTGGTAATCTACAAAACTGGCACACTCTGACTTGAAAGAAATAGTCAAGACATGAATttagccagaaaaaaaaatcaggcagAAGGTTTGGTTTTGGCTCTCGGAAatgcattcatttatttaaatctCAGCTGCCAGCAAAAGAAAAGGTAGATAACAGATAGTCTACGAAACCGAGTATGACAATGAAATCATTCTTTGCTGCACCAGTAATGTTGTTAGTAGATGAATATTTGTAAAGTTTTACTGAAATACTATTTCTTATCTCACCTTATAATTTCTTTAGGATCGGGTCGAGTGAGAAAGATTTTGGCCCTCATTTCCTTCTCCATCGCTAAGAGGATGACTTGAGTACCTTCATCAATGTTCCCTTTAAGACCAACAATGACTTGTTCCAAATTGGCTGCGTTATCCAGTATGACCAGCCACAAAACATAGTGACTATCAAATACCTTTTCTTGAACCTGTAGGTCAAGTAGAGGAGTAAATCAGTGGACTAAATTCATTActgaatatatgaatatgagaaaaattaaaacaacaaaatatgaacCAAAGAATAAATGAACACACAACTAACTTAAGACTGCGAGAGAATGCAATTCAAATGCTGTGAATAGGTAGCAAAGAGCAAGATGAAAGTGAGAAATGAAAATGCACTCTGTACTAGAGCTGAAATTAATAGCAATGATATTAAAATTCAATAACCGGAccaaaaaattacaatttaataaattgtatttttccagtatacatactttatatacatacatacatatatagaatatatatataaaaagtatatatatatacatatactatatatatatatatatatatatatatatatatacatatatatatatatattatatatattatatatatatatatattatgtatatatagatatagatattacaaACTATAAAGTATTGCTACCAATAACGACAATACAAAGGGTAAAATTATAAGAAATTGGAAATGGGGCCATGAGAATGATAGTTGCTTTGCTAAGATTTTAAGAACATTTGTATTGTTATCATACTCATCAGCATATTGCTGTAAATTATCAGTGAAGACAAAAATAATTTGCCAAATAGCTTAGTTATATTAAATCATGAACTGTCAGAACATAAAACCTTTTTGAAAATTTCCAAGATAACTTCAGAGGAACATAGGAGTATTAGTAGCGGTCTTCCTGATGCAGGTGCAAGCAAATGACCCAGTTCCAGTAATGCCTTTTGGTATCTGAAGGTCATGAgtccacttctctctctcagaactgctGCTAAATTTCTCACAACATCTGAAAACAATGATTGATTTATTCTGATTACGTACTTAATTTCATAGTTTTCATAAGAATTATGAattatatgattgtatatatatatatatatataaatatatatatattataaatataatagtatatatatatattataatatatatatatagatataatatattatataacccttttgcatttacttactcaaaccccttagccaaatccctgattaacgtccaacaacaGACATCCACCGGAGTCCCCCAAGGACtccggggtttacgaaatcccatgccaggactgtgaccaatcttacatcgtatttacaggaaaatcacttccccagagattaatacaacacaaacggtcagttaggtatggacaacagaactcagctattttcaaccatataaatgaaaataaccatagaataaactggcatttgtcacgtataatttatagcagcaactgccgatacaagagtcaaatgatggaatcggcctcaataaaagagaggcaggtaatgaagaTCTCAACAGGAGCATGGGATtaagatgtcatcgacaagattttcattcaaccaatgcttaagaagattaaaggaagattatcagcgggggtgacctaaattggcttacctgtggatggatctcttggtataaaccaccttttctgtaaacttttctcattcatatacctgaagagggaggcagcagtctctgaaatatagtagacTACCAACCTTAACAACCTATCTGACTTATGACTACTAATCAACTTTATGACTAACTAACTTTCCCTGAAACATTTAGCTCATCATATGATGGCTCTCTGAATTCTTGGGCTAGCAACTCTTCAACATAATCCATTTCACATTCCAGAGTTCTTTAGccagttttactattattttccaAATCACTAAGTTAAGACCATCAAAAGCACTAACATAGAGTTTTCCAAATCTTTTCCAGAACCTGTTCATGCATTTGTGTCACGTCCTCCCAGGCAGTGGCAATATTCTTGATACAATGACGGACGTATTCTTACAAAAAGCgtcataataatagtaacagaTCAGCATCTGTAGCAGCTATGGGTTGGGCAAAGGTGGTTCAGAGACTG
Encoded proteins:
- the LOC135212391 gene encoding uncharacterized protein LOC135212391; the protein is MSELLKGLLAMMEQKESLRVRILYEEEFEDVVRNLAAVLRERSGLMTFRYQKALLELGHLLAPASGRPLLILLCSSEVILEIFKKVQEKVFDSHYVLWLVILDNAANLEQVIVGLKGNIDEGTQVILLAMEKEMRAKIFLTRPDPKEIISFRSLGTWDILSSRSMRLLPAMLLSDIRDQYADLKGREVIVGGNDNLPLMMRKKINPDGSVTPAFGMDIGTLDALSPILNYTSKRRCSRSVMALLRRSADPEFKSSSKTEPDIGCLYTLFLGGGATQGIYKQTWDLFHHEDLRESLVPTPSFGFDKVLQRKFVFIAPGAVSVAATTTRGREKFHLGRETFFPLRYGIAFHTGSPLKDKFSHL